One window of Quercus robur chromosome 5, dhQueRobu3.1, whole genome shotgun sequence genomic DNA carries:
- the LOC126725564 gene encoding E3 ubiquitin-protein ligase At1g63170 gives MDDLSLETNSNARTDQYPLLMERIESDNNHEHILDISRNDDASSSSSRDDHSVRMDSNQHEDQPSSSTQASSYQNFLSSSNRLNSRNSSLRRRGDGYGRRRRSPLNSGLWISVELIVTVSQIIASIVVLSLSRNETPQTPLFAWVVGYASGCVATLPILYWRYRNRNQGTEQDSPQSRQGSSLNNPPEPTSYTAISVAQSSEEENLQTSESLSRNNQIGTFSTRLNGLVDHFKMALDCFFAVWFVVGNVWIFGGHSSPSAAPKLYRLCIVFLTFSCIGYAMPFILCATICCCLPCIISVLGLREDLSQARGATTESINALPTYKFKLKKNGNIEDEEINGVSEGGLLAAGTEKERSISGEDAVCCICLAKYADDDELRELPCFHVFHVDCVDKWLKINALCPLCKSEVSECNVNSSLERDTSQH, from the exons ATGGATGATCTTTCTCTTGAAACAAATAGCAACGCTCGAACTGACCAATACCCTTTGCTTATGGAGCGGATAGAAAGCGATAACAATCATGAGCACATACTTGATATATCTAGAAATGATGATGCTTCATCAAGTTCTTCTcgtgatgatcattcagttagAATGGATTCAAATCAGCATGAAGATCAACCATCAAGTAGCACACAAGCCAGctcttatcaaaattttttgtcttcATCAAATAGATTAAACTCTAGGAACTCCTCATTGAGGAGAAGAGGTGATGGCTATGGTCGTCGCCGTAGGAGCCCATTGAACTCTGGGCTATGGATCTCTGTTGAGCTAATTGTCACTGTGAGTCAAATTATAGCATCTATTGTTGTTTTGTCATTGTCAAGAAATGAGACTCCGCAAACCCCATTGTTTGCATGGGTCGTGGGTTATGCATCTGGTTGTGTTGCAACACTTCCTATTCTTTACTGGCGTTATCGTAACCGCAACCAGGGAACCGAGCAAGATTCTCCTCAATCACGTCAAGGCTCTTCTTTAAACAATCCTCCTGAACCTACATCTTATACTGCTATCTCTGTTGCTCAATCTTCAGAAGAGGAAAATCTTCAGACCTCAGAATCTCTCTCAAGGAACAATCAAATTGGAACCTTTAGTACACG ACTCAATGGATTAGTTGACCATTTCAAGATGGCCTTAGATTGCTTCTTTGCGGTCTGGTTTGTTGTGGGCAATGTGTGGATATTTGGAGGTCACTCTTCACCCTCTGCTGCACCCAAGTTGTATAG GTTATGTATAGTGTTTCTTACCTTCAGCTGTATTGGATATGCCATGCCTTTCATACTATGTGCAACAATTTGTTGCTGCTTACCTTGCATAATTTCTGTTTTGGGCCTTCGTGAGGATCTTTCTCAGGCTAGAGGAGCGACCACAGAATCTATCAATGCTCTGCCAACCTACAAGTTCAAGTTGAAGAAAAATGGAAACATTGAGGATGAGGAAATCAATGGAGTGAGTGAAGGTGGGCTTTTGGCTGCAGGAACAGAAAAGGAACGTTccatatcaggagaagatgcG GTTTGTTGTATCTGCCTGGCAAAATATGCAGACGATGATGAACTGAGGGAGCTGCCCTGCTTTCATGTCTTTCACGTGGATTGTGTTGACAAATGGTTGAAGATCAATGCATTATGTCCCCTTTGTAAAAGTGAGGTCAGCGAGTGCAACGTCAACTCATCTTTAGAGAGAGACACCAGCCAGCACTAG